The Apium graveolens cultivar Ventura chromosome 10, ASM990537v1, whole genome shotgun sequence nucleotide sequence CGGGCCGGGCcggattttcgagaaaaaagGAGGCCCATTTAAGACCCGCGGGCCGGGCCGAACCGAGCCGGGCTTTTTTCCGGATCGGATCGGATCGGATTTCGGGTTTCAGATTTTAACTGATTGCAGTTGTGAATGAGAACTTTATTCATGTTCTATTGAGAGAtttcaaattttaataaaatcaatttttatttttttactaCTTTTCTTTTGATTTTTAAAAAGAGAGCATAAGGAGGGATAAATTTTCTTAACACTAATCAAGTTTTATCAAGATTAAACTAAAGATTATACAATGACCTTAGTCAAGCAACATAATAACCCAAAGGAAAAAAATGCAAACAATAGCCTCCAATAATAAGCTAATTGTCATAGAGACACAGATGAAGAAAATTACCGGGATAATTTAGTCTTGCAATTACCCATGAGAATATAAATTATTAATCAGCTTGATAGACGGAGAGGATCTAGGGGTTTGTTGTGATGCCTACCAATTCTTCATATTTTGTGTGGAGGATCATACTGACGACAATAATTTAGATAAGACCAAAGCTTCTGGTTATTTTGAGTTTGAGGAGATGATTAATGTGGTGTCAATAAAGACAGGTTTTGGTATTAATTTTAACCAAATTCAATTAAAGGCTGGATGGACGCTCGCTCATCTCTTTCTCGATGAAGCAACACTCTGTCACTGtcccttctttttctttttccggTAAAATTTTCCTATTTTAGTTCCACTCCGGTGCAAATTATTACTCCTATTCCTATGTCTTCTAATTATATTTTTAGAGTACTGTACAAAAATTTGGTCCTGACATGAACTGTCAGATTTTGTTTGAAATAATAATTAATAGTCGTTGGATCAAGATAAAAAATTTGTCCCCGCAAACTCCAATTTATAGCCCAGTCCATTTTAGCCACCGTAACAAGTGTTGGCAACACTCAATAGGTAGATAAGAATAAACAACATTCCGCATTCTGTTATCAGTTATTTTGGGTGTGGAACTGAGTGGGTGAATATCGATGACAAAATCGTTGTCGAATGAAACTTAGAAATTAAGTAAAGTCTAAAAACAACGAGAAACATACAAGATTGTGAAATAGCTGGGAAGGGTGAGGCAAGTAATCgatgatcattttaaaatattagtGAGTCATATAAATCTGATTAGGTCTGTCATTGCATTTGTACCCTGATATAGATAATATGTAAAATGATATCATGTGATCAACCTTAGTTAGCATTCTGCATATAAAAAGCTATGAACTCTGATAGATTTTAAACAAGTTTAAAAACAAGAAAACACCAATAGTGAAGCAGGGGAATTGGATGGACTGAGAGGCCTTATCAATTCATTCCAGATTGTAAGTGCATGTGTATAGTTCATGAATGCCTAGTTAATGTTGAATCCCTTTCCTTTTTGTTTCTATTATCTATAAAATTTGTCTTGTTTTGCCTTCAACACTTCTCAATGCACATGTATATGTGGCCTGCATCCTCTATCTCTGTCCTATACTCCTATATACGTTTTGGCATTATTATTTGAACACTTCAGTACTATGATGCTTAGCTAGTGTTTTTCAGTTTTTGAGACAGGTAGTAGTTGATGAAAACTCATTCAATAAACTTGCAGCAGGCAATGTCAAGGAAGCCAATTCTCATGACCATATTTATTGGGATAATGTTGCTTCTACTCGGAGACTTTAATCATGTAAGCAATTCATTTGATGGAACATCAATGTTTATACGATAAGCAGGATGTTCACGCATAAATGATGAGTCATGCATTTACTAAAACTTTGTTTCAGGCTATAATAACAGAGACTCCAGCACCTCAGCCACAACCATCTGAGGACCTACCTCATCCACAACCATCCGAGGGCCTTCCTCGTCCGCGACCATCCGAGGGCCTTCCTCATCCACAACCATCTGAGGGCTTTCCCATGGTAATGTAACACCACGCTCGTGCACAGTCACAAATTTCATATTCTCTCTTCCAGTGTTGCATCTAAAAGTGTGATAACTTAATTGTTCTCTTCTGTTTGTTTTGTTTTAGTATGGCGGTACTCCACGCAGTCTACAGCCTCATGGTAATATTATTATGACCATATCTTGGATCATCTGAAGTCTGGATTCGTGAATGTCTAATTTTAATTATTGATGTATACTTCTTTTTTGCAATGGTAAAttacaaaaatttaagttctcGTACAATCCGGTCAAAACCTTGACAACTTGTTAGGAAGTGATCATATATTCATATGTAATGTGTATTAGACTACTATATGAGGACGGTATCTGATATTTGAAATCGATGTAAATGTAATTGCAGAATGCAAACCTCGATGTATGGGAAGATGCGCAAAGAAAACATTGAAGAAACCATGCATGTTGTTCTGTCAAAAATGTTGCGCAAAGTGCTTATGTGTGCCTCCTGGTACTCATGGAAACAAGAAGATGTGCCCTTGCTACAACAACTGGAAGACCAAGAGAGGAGGCCCCAAATGCCCTTAATAACATCACTCAAATCCCTCTATCAATTCCACCCACCTATCCATATCTATCTACCTATACTACCGGTTTTTATCTTAAGCTACCAGCTTCCTCAGTTGGAACTCTTTTGCCACTCAATCTAGACTTTCTTTGTGCAAGTCATTTGTGCTGCATAAAGAAATAAATAGTAGTAGTTCTTTTTTATGTTCTTTTTTCTTTTTAGATGCAATATGAGTGTTACATGTATTACGAATTTCAGAAAATTTCAACCTAATTGAAGCAGGAATATACCATCTGCAACAATGAGATACTAAAATTATGTCTCATATAAAAAGACGGACAGATGAAATCACGGGACAACA carries:
- the LOC141689415 gene encoding uncharacterized protein LOC141689415 isoform X1, whose product is MKTHSINLQQAMSRKPILMTIFIGIMLLLLGDFNHAIITETPAPQPQPSEDLPHPQPSEGLPRPRPSEGLPHPQPSEGFPMYGGTPRSLQPHECKPRCMGRCAKKTLKKPCMLFCQKCCAKCLCVPPGTHGNKKMCPCYNNWKTKRGGPKCP
- the LOC141689415 gene encoding protein GAST1-like isoform X2 encodes the protein MSRKPILMTIFIGIMLLLLGDFNHAIITETPAPQPQPSEDLPHPQPSEGLPRPRPSEGLPHPQPSEGFPMYGGTPRSLQPHECKPRCMGRCAKKTLKKPCMLFCQKCCAKCLCVPPGTHGNKKMCPCYNNWKTKRGGPKCP